Sequence from the Enhydrobacter sp. genome:
GTGCGGGTACTCCAGCAATCCGTCCTCGAAACTCTCCTCGCTCGCCGACGCGGGTTCGCCCATTACACCGGGCAGCAGCCGCACACAGCAATCCATCACAGCCATGGCCGCGATCTCGCCGCCTGAAAGCACGAAATCGCCGACCGAAATCTCCTCCAACGCGTGGGCCTCGATGACACGCTCGTCGACGCCCTCGAACCGCCCGCACACCAACACCACACCCGGACCCGCCGCCAGCTCCCGCCCGCGCGCTTGCCGGAACGGGCGCCCGCGCGGGGACAGCAGCAGCTTCGGCACGCCGGGCTCGGCGACCGCCTCGATCGCCGCCGACAGCACGTCGGGCTTCATGACCATTCCGGCGCCGCCGCCGAACGGCGCGTCGTCGACCGTGCCATGGCGATCCCTGGCGAACCGCCTGATGTCGATCGCCTCCAGCGACCAGCGCCCTTCCCTCAATGCCTTGCCGGCCAGGCTTTCGCCCAACGGTCCTGGAAACATCCCCGGAAAGAGCGTCAGCGCCGCTACTCTCCACATCCTGGGCGCCACACGTTGCCTCACGCCTCCTTCGCTTCTCCGCCGGCCAGCAGACCGGCCGGCGGATCGACCACAACCTTGCCGCCCTCGACATCAATCTCGGGCACGGCCTCGTCGGTGAACGGCAGAACCACGCCACCCGACACTTCCATCACCGGTCCGGCGCCGAAATCGTGGAAGGCGACCACCTTGCCCCATTTCCGTCCGTCCCGCCCGACCGCGGCGAGACCGATCAGGTCCGCCTCGTACCACTCCCGCTCGCCCGTCGCCGGCAGGGCGCTGCGCAACACGTAGAGCCGCAGGCCCCGCAACGCTTCGGCCGCCGTGCGATCGGCTACGCCCTCGATCCGGGCGAGCACCGCGCCGCGCGCGACGCTCAGAACCTCGACCCGATACTCCTTCCTTCCTGTCTCGTCCGACAGCTTGCCGTATGCGCCGATCGCGGTCGGATCCTCGGTGTAGCTCTTGATGCGCACCAGACCGCGCACGCCGTGCGGTGCCGCCACGACACCGAGCAGGACGCGGTCCGCACGCATCAGCCGGCTGCCGCCTCCTTGGCGTCTTCCGTCGGCGCTCCGTCTCCGGCCGCGGCGGCCTTCATGCGCTCCTGCGCCTTGGCACGCGGCTGGTTCTTTTTGGTCTGCTCGCGGCGTTCGCGCGGCTTCATCATTTCCGCTTGGGCCAGGAACTTGGCGACCCGATCCGACGGCTGCGCGCCCACCTTCAGCCAGTGCGCGATGCGCTCCTTGTCGAGGGTCACGCGCTGGGCGTGTTCGCGTGGCAGGAGTGGATTGTAGGTGCCGAGCTTCTCGATGAAGCGGCCGTCACGCGGGCTGCGCGAATCGGCCACGACGATGTGGAAGAACGGCCTTTTCTTGGCGCCGTGACGGGTCATGCGGATGGCTAGCATTCTGTCTCCTTCACAATTTCATCGCGGGAAGCCGGCCGGAGGCATCATGCCCCCGAGGCTGCGCATGAATCCTTTCTCTCCGAGTTTGTTGACGCGTTTCATCATCTTCAGCATGTCGGCGTGCTGCTTCAGGAGCTTGTTGACGTCCTGGACCTGCACGCCGGAGCCCTTGGCGATGCGCTTCTTGCGCGAGGCGTGGATGATGTCGGGGTTGCGCCGTTCCTTGGGCGTCATGGCGAGGATCACCGCTTCCTGACGCTTGAGCTGGCTCTCGTCGACCTTCGCCTTCGACATCGCGGCCTTGGCCTGCATGGCGCCAGGCAGCATGCCCATCAACCCTTGCAGGCCGCCCATCTTGCGTAGCTGGCGTAGCTGGGAGAGCAGGTCGTCCATGTCGAACTGGCCCTTGCGGACCTTGGCGGCGAGCTTCTCGGCGTCTTCCTTCTCGATCGTCTCGGCGGCGCGCTCGACCAGCGAGACGATGTCCCCCATGCCGAGGATGCGGCCGGCGATGCGGTCCGGGTGGAAGGGCTCGAGTTGGTCGAATTTTTCACCGACGCCGATCAACTTCACCGGCCGGCCGGTGACGGCGCGCATGGAAAGCGCCGCACCGCCGCGCGCGTCGCCATCGACGCGGGTCAGCACGATACCGGTGACGGCAAGCCGCTCGTTGAACGCCTTGGCGACATTGACCGCGTCCTGGCCGGTCATGGCGTCGGCGACGAGTAGCGTCTCCTTGGGCTGGGCGAGCTCGGAGATCTGCTTGACCTCCGCCATCAATTCCTCGTCGATGGCGAGACGACCCGCCGTATCGAGGATCAATACGTCGAAGCCCTCGCGTCGCGCCGTCTCGAGCGCGCGCCGGGCGATGGCGAGC
This genomic interval carries:
- the ffh gene encoding signal recognition particle protein, encoding MFEGLSKRLGDVFDRLRGRGALSESDVDAALREVRTALLEADVALPVVRQFIDEVRPKAIGADVIRSVTPGQMVVKIVNDHLVEMLGGTVADLDLNAIPPVVILMVGLQGSGKTTSSAKIAYRLSQGPQGMAAGMFEGTFAAKRKVMMASLDTRRPAAQQQLKVLGEQTGVPTLPIVPLEMPLAIARRALETARREGFDVLILDTAGRLAIDEELMAEVKQISELAQPKETLLVADAMTGQDAVNVAKAFNERLAVTGIVLTRVDGDARGGAALSMRAVTGRPVKLIGVGEKFDQLEPFHPDRIAGRILGMGDIVSLVERAAETIEKEDAEKLAAKVRKGQFDMDDLLSQLRQLRKMGGLQGLMGMLPGAMQAKAAMSKAKVDESQLKRQEAVILAMTPKERRNPDIIHASRKKRIAKGSGVQVQDVNKLLKQHADMLKMMKRVNKLGEKGFMRSLGGMMPPAGFPR
- the rpsP gene encoding 30S ribosomal protein S16 codes for the protein MLAIRMTRHGAKKRPFFHIVVADSRSPRDGRFIEKLGTYNPLLPREHAQRVTLDKERIAHWLKVGAQPSDRVAKFLAQAEMMKPRERREQTKKNQPRAKAQERMKAAAAGDGAPTEDAKEAAAG
- the rimM gene encoding 16S rRNA processing protein RimM translates to MRADRVLLGVVAAPHGVRGLVRIKSYTEDPTAIGAYGKLSDETGRKEYRVEVLSVARGAVLARIEGVADRTAAEALRGLRLYVLRSALPATGEREWYEADLIGLAAVGRDGRKWGKVVAFHDFGAGPVMEVSGGVVLPFTDEAVPEIDVEGGKVVVDPPAGLLAGGEAKEA
- the trmD gene encoding tRNA (guanosine(37)-N1)-methyltransferase TrmD gives rise to the protein MWRVAALTLFPGMFPGPLGESLAGKALREGRWSLEAIDIRRFARDRHGTVDDAPFGGGAGMVMKPDVLSAAIEAVAEPGVPKLLLSPRGRPFRQARGRELAAGPGVVLVCGRFEGVDERVIEAHALEEISVGDFVLSGGEIAAMAVMDCCVRLLPGVMGEPASASEESFEDGLLEYPHYTRPAAWAGPDGIERRVPEILVSGHHGKVGEWRMKQREEITRRRRPDLWAARSAKANEEK